TCTAGACACATGGTGCTGAAACATAGATACATGTACACTTGCAAGTTGTGCAAGGAGGTGTTCACGACACGGTGAGTACCTAtgacacagggcggacacgccatacatcaaaaatcattggcgtttatatgtgtgcgcggcacgtctgtacacgcgtcattgtgtatgtgtgggtaagtcgctttactgagagcacgccagaagtccgtcagattcatgtcgcggggcgaggtaatgcgagtcggggcggggcggtgcgtggccgttctgtatgataatactattacttattttgtGCCTAGGCACAGAatgaataatagtactaggtacagaagattcactctctaacaaaacgcgtctgttacgattacgacagatattaccgctaggtggcgcaagcgccacgcgcggcttatggctagccaccaaaattggtgtggaacggatgtacttgtaggtacttgttgcgacgcgacgaattcgcggagccacgcctgctaatgCTAGCATAAACGTCaagtttcatagaaatttgacattaattatgacatttccacactttgtcattgcaagtgccatatttttagggttccgtacgtcaataggaaaaaacggaaccctcataggatcactcgtgcgtctgtctgtccgaccattccccccctttaccTCCGAAACTACCGAGTCtaaaatttacacaaaatagttccttacctatagatgagaggaaaacctattagaaatgtgctgtcaagcgtgagtcggacttaatgtacccttggaacgcgagtccgactcgcacttggccggttcttTTCCTCATGATTAACTTGAACAtaagggtggatcaactatttcttgttgttattctgtccggtcagccaagagacaatagtagcatagtttgttagaagacattgtacaccaccttctgacacgcttggtagacgaccctcaatggaaagggtttctaagtatcacaaaaagcgtgtttggtgaatttaaatgcctaaaaatcaggttttaaagagtgacccaggagaacgtaaccatggcaacgagtgacaagaaaaaaatGATTCACCCATAATGAACATGTTTTCAGAGCACAAGCGATCGAACATAGCGACGAGGTTCACGCGAAGAAACATCCATGCGAGGAGTGTGGGAAGACATTCAAGTGAGTACCACCGCCCACACACAACTGTGGACCTTATGGCTTTTGTAATAAAGTTGTTGTTTGTATAGTTACCAcatgggattgttacgccatttagacGACATACGACTCGACGACTTTTCcggcctatagttcgttttttttagcattagaaataaggtaaacaatcttgatgtgtcttttaattgaaaaacacgttttaaaaataagtcacagcaaatatgtaacaattatgaatctaatacgatcttttatattcttctgctttcataagtaatagtttttgatttttaaaaagcgtttttcaattaaaagacatgtcaatatcgcttaccttcttgcaagttctttctaatgctaaaaaaaacgaatacaCTCTtcttcgagcaacaccggcttcGGACACGAACCATGAGCGAGCGGGCATCATAAAACATAAACTAATCAAGCAACTAACGTCAAAAAAtccatttatagtttgtcaaaggactgtctcatttcaaacatagacatagagaatcatactatcattgtcttacactagtactagcacacaaaagaaaaggatgagtatagttttttctgttcttatttactgacaaattggtttgaccatatTTCAGGACCGCAAAAAAGTTAGAAGAGCACGCCAAGGCCAAGCACGTTAAATATATCCCTTGCAACATTTGCGGGTACGCAGCTAGGTCGGAGAAGATATACTACATTCACCAGCTACGTGAACACGAATATATCGTGAGTACTGCCTGACTCGTGTTATATACGGCCTCGATGACTCGGCCATTAACTGAAGTCTATCATATGCACCAGCTCCGAGAACACGGATATGTCGTGAGTTCTGCCTGACTCGTGTTATAGACGGCCTCGATGACTCGGCCATTAACTGAAGTCTATCACAAGCACCAGCTCCGAGAACACGAATATGTCGTGAGTACTGCCTGACTCGTGTTATAGACGGCCTCGATGACTCGGCCATTAACTGAAGTCTTATCACAAGCACCAGCTCCGAGAACACGGATATGTCGTGAGTACTGCCTGATTCGTGTTATATACGGCCTCGATGACTCGGCCATTAACTGAAGTCTATCACATGCACTAGCTCTGaaaagtagcggtactgatagttccactacttaacgttagatgtcgactacgaaataattcgcgttttggtaataaaactgatgtatggagttaccactctttctcgACATATATTTGTCTATGGTTTAGATATACTCTAACCCGGTTGCCTTATTGTTACAGAGCATAAACGACCCATTATTAGGCGACCCTAACCACAAATGCAGCGAGTGTAACGTGCAGTTCACAGACCAACGCAGTCTAGAGCGTCACCTCGTCAACATGAACCACGCCGGCGCTGACATGGTCCCGTAAGTGACATTACAGTATACATGTCTTacaaaattgaaccctatcactttgaTATAAAGTTCAAACTGAATGCAACAACTTCATAGACCAGCGCAGCCTAGAGCGTCATCTCGTCAACATGAACCACGCCGGCGCTGACATGGTCCAGTAAGTGACATTACAGTATACATATCTTacaaaattgaaccctatcactttgaaataaaattcaaaCTGAATGCAACGTGCAGTTCATAGACCGGCGCAGCATAGAGCGTCACCTCGTCTACATGAACCACGCCGGCGCTGACATGGTCCAGTAAGTGACATTACAGTATACATATCTTacaaaattgaaccctatcactttgaaataaagttcaaactgAATGCAACATGCAGTTCATAGACCAATGCGGCCTAGCCTCCTCTAAGGTCCTgcctatagtacttcttcagttcgatgaaattaaaaccatattcaattggaacagagttgcatttcctttgtttcgttaaattgcgattggtcgaatttatttgtggcCCACCATAATCGATACTAAATTTAAATCACgaattgcgaattacctattggcacgtgtatcgtacaacgttttacagtataggtgaaccaggatctattgagggtgcgccatgttgcggaatttcactggaactaattttttcatactacactgaattgtcaccctatacatgagaataacagcgccctcttgacaattatcatatattactggtcaggctatacatatgacactttaaactttcgacatacgcacggaaagtgctcattCCCGCACTAGTAAAAGGGGAATAataaaatgtgagactgtgacaaggacaaacaataatagcgctttcgctgctactcctactgaaagatacataagactatcccgtttggtcatttccccccacccctcatgcctgatccagttatactagattcattaTTTTTGCAGACATTTGACGTATAATACTTTTCAGGTTCGCGTGCATACCCTGCAAGAAACTGTACGAGAATGAGGAAGAACTAGAGACGCATTTCATCATATGCAGAGACGCGAGGAAGTACCCGCGCAAGTGCTGCTACGTAAGTGCAGTGAGCTGTCTGTACAACTTAGGAAACTaatcaaattataatttttgaagtgaaaacttctttagcaacGCTGtgaactttttgaggtggggaaaaaatgttaaactcgcgacaggtcacgtgatcgtaacacggacacgtgacctgatcgaaaaactgttgcaatgtcattgagttttcacttctgccggcactcccggagtgcaacccgttgtttttttataatagtacattgtgcaacgtaAGTGAAATATTGTACGAGTTAAAGACTCGCGTAACAATATTCTTACacccggagttacacacaatgtttttcatcacactggcgaagaaaaaaataaattttaagtgaaataatTCTTAAATATGGTGACATTTCAAACATTCGTCCGCCATATTTGTTTTGGCAGGTTAGGATTCGAAGGCACAGACCCATCCGGATTCAGCAATAattgaaaattgtgtaaaaaatatttttactttaaattatattttatccctttcttacaaatacataagtcaaaatgacagataaggacaaacgattattagctaaatgatgtttgtagcgcgtttatttCATAGCGTTAAGGggattatttcataaaattgaTATGAAACCTATTTCCAGTGTTCAGAGATGCTCCACAACGTGATGCATTACAAAACGCACTACATGCAGGCGCACCCCACGCTGCAGTATCGCTATCTCACTCAGAACAGCATCTGCTATGTTTGCGGGAAATCGGTGAGTATTACCgcgatgttctgccgccagagtgcagcactatagttcgtttttagggttccgtacccaaagggtaaaaacgggaccctattactaagactccgctgtccgtccgtccgtccgtccgtccgtccgtccgtctgtcaccaggctgtatctcacgaaccgtgatagctaaacagttgaaattttcacagatgatgtatttctgttgccgctataacaacaaatactaaaaacagaataaaataaagatttaagtggggctcccatacaacaaacgtgatttttgaccgaagttaagcaacgtcgggcgcggtcagtgtttggatgggtgaccgtttttttgcttgttttgctcaatttttgttgatggtgcggaaccattcgaaaagtaagggtaccattcgattccttacattttatccaaaaaaatattgtatagcaactatatacataaacgtaatatttcaccgacaaaaacgcaattttcttgttttgtccatactacaagatgggctcccagagaccttgacgtcacgttcccttgccgttttgtacagggcgtttcgcgagtgaagtgcgactgtcggcctttgactacaatttctgacttttgtgttactttaatgcaatgggtcccatatagacatttgatcctaaaaacaaacccgatcgattgataccataaatgaaaattagtcatgtagcctattactgcagcacgtggcaagcggggctatgagtgaatgactggtataaacctgtttgtttttgatgtacgccGCTCacgtcccgctgccgcgctaagcattgacatccgatataacatccgtttcaaaagtaacggaaccggaacggatgtgtaataccaaacggaagttccgacttaacggaaacggagctccgtaacatccctgctgtgggacttagtctgtgtaagaatgtcgtatattattttaatatcttatacctttaaacgagcaattcttgtttatttatttatttatatgtatatatatttcggggatctcacgaaacggctctaacgattttgatgaaatttgctatatgggggttttggggggcgaaaaatcgatctagctaggtcttatctctgggaaacgcgcatttttgagtttttgtatgtttaccgagcaaagcttggtcgcccagatattatttattatttaataacataATCACGTATGACTGACGATCCACTTTTAACAGATTTTCAAGCCCCTCCTCGAGGCGCACCTCCGCACGCACTTGGGCGCCGGGCTGCAGTGCCGGCTATGTGCATCAACGCACTCGACGCCGGCGCAGCACCTCGCGCACGTGCTCGCGCAGCACGCGCGCCGCCCCTTCCGATGCGCGCTCTGCACGCGCAGGTTCAAGTACCGGAGCGATTGCAAGGACCACATACTCAAGGTAAAGAGGGGACAGATCGGGGTAATAGGATAtatgatttttttgaagtgaaaacttctttagcggcgctgtgcactttttgaggtggggaaaaaatgataaactcgagacagcgtaaggcgatcacgtgaccgtaagccccgtaaggtggccactcataatttaaatggcatttaaatcaataaagaaaaactcaatgttatttgacatttatattgcggactccttttcaagactctttacctatgttcaaataatttagaatagaatagaaataattttattcgtgagcacaaacacaaaatagaaacagatgtaacagatataacaagagatttgacgttgtcatggcagtatgtaaataaacatgtcaatgaaaaagtgtgatcttatttgagaatgataataatatataataaataaatagaatacctccgctaaacgtatgtatcgtgttaccgggcgtcggtaacatagtgaggtgagttttcacttctatcggcactcccggagtgcaaccgctgttgcttgttttattaaTGGATACCATTCGATcgagtcgatcaggtttgttttgaggatcaaatgtctgtatggtacctattgtcttaaagcaatacaacaGTCACAAATGAAGGTagaagtctggcacccgcactttactgacgaaacgcttcgaaCAAAATgccaatacatcgtgacgtcaccatgtaacgttagaagccgtttcgatgtatggaaaacaaggaaattgcaattttgtcggtgaaatattgcgtttatgtatattgttgctatacaatattttaattaaatgtaaggaatcgaatggtactattacttttcctatttggaagataaaaaaaatattttgaatctagtcttgtattttattattattcccatatttgtctaattccgtcatagggactattccgtcttctagcgtttttctcgaacaacgaacaaaattgataatttcatcgacaaagcagcgattgcatttagtttcagcaatcaaaggAGATGTTTTTTTCCTAGGATTGaacatcaaagaaatatacgctcgtggacggaatagtccctatgacggaattagcaaCATTGACCTTATTAAAATATGGGGAGTGTAGTTTAATTAATGGGATGTCTTATGATCTAAACTTAAGTGTAAAGTTGCTATTCCACCTGTCCGATATCTTGGTCCAATATATGCATTGCGTCACACTCTCTCAttaaagcaaaatgtgagatgcaAATATATATTGCAACAAGGAAGTGGGACACGTGGAATACCACCACGTATAACCCCTTTCATTGTTACATGATAATAaatcatttagacggtgcgacaactcgcatgcgagtttcattacattgcgtcatttgatcggtcggctgaatcgatgtaacctcaatggcccgcaatgtaactaaaatcgtatacgagttcgcgcgccgtctaaatgagccctaattcaaaataattatttccaGGTACACGCTCCAACGAAACTATTCAAATGCGAATTCTGCGGCGTCGAATTCTCCTATTGGAAAAACTTGAAAGAGCACTCCGAGACCGTGCACAATTTGGTCATCCCCCCCATCAAGACCAGAGTCGCCAAATCCAAAGACAAAATGTTCTTATACGCTCACATGAAGATCATAATCAACGAGTTAGAAAGGGACATAGTAGAGAAAGTCCAAATCGAAGTAATGGACTATTTGGAGCAAAAATCTAAACCTGTAGAATACGAGAATTATTTCATCTTCAGTCCGGACGCAGAAGAATCTTTGTGCAAGAAGAAGAGGAAACGGGACAGAAGGAAAAAGGAGACAGAATTGGAGTCTGCGGTCGCTCAGATTAGCTATCCCGAGAATAGAATCAGAATTGAGAAGATTGAAGTTATAAAACCAGGCGTGGAGAAGATTCAAGCTATAAAACCAGCCGTGGAGAAGATTGAAGTTGATGAACCGAATGTTGGTGAAAATGTAGCGAGTGTTAAAGAGGAAGAAGATACAGTGGAGATGGAAATAGATGATTCAGCGCCTCTAGAGGTTATTGAGAATGAGGGGCATCAGTTTGTGATGATAAACGGGGAGATGTATAGGATTGCGTGCGAGGATGAAGAGTGAAGGgaattttaaccttttccacgcagtgtcaaacacaaaagctgtcactcagacgccacgtcaccgaagtgtcaaaactgaaattgaactttatgcatatgcacctaggtctatgttgctgtGATCTATGACCGttattaatccgtctttggcgttggacctgcggtgcgtatacaatcggtcattggcgtccaagaGGTTAGTCGGCCTTCGGTCTTTGCAATGGttttggccggtcgaagtattcaGCAGATGGCGCCACCATGGCTGCCCTGTCAATCCTTAgaattatgaaatttttttgttttttttaatgctctGGATGCCAGTCCTTTaaaccaaatctcatagaaaaaggggcaagcaatgatggcgccatctatgcaaacctttgacagttgccaaccccattaagaTGCTTGTACTgtacccacagacaatccaacctctagacatagcatagtcgcgctaccccatctgccacacatacggtagcgttactccatcttcgagtcaatcccgtgccgtgattggtccgtgtctttgaacggaccaatcacggcacgggattcgctcacctcgtccccccgcacccccgtatttttggcagcatcggtttcatgaaagaattggcctaagctcagtctagaggttggattgtcagtgactgtacctattattgTTCCGTGTTTGAGCACGGGCGCTTCGGGCCTTaggccacagggcggacacgccatacatcaaaaatcaaatGATTTTGACCCAAAatcgtttatatgtgtgcgcgccACGTCTaaagtccgtcagattcatgtcgcggggcgaggtaatgcgagtcggggcggggcggtgcgtggccgttctgtattaacctgtcgaatcccacgatatgacgtcaccataagcgttctggctcatatatgagccgtgggagctaaCAGATTaatctgtatgataatactgttacttattctgtgcttaggcgctacgcggagctcggcctttgcAATAACTTTCCACGCCACGTTTCACGCTGTGTCCCTGATACAGCCtacccaattttttttaacctgTTGGTTAGCGATAAATGTGTTTTGTGTTGTTACTCACACAATCAAAACTAGCTgtgtttatttaaccttttcgacgccgtgtgaaacacaaaagctgtcacgctgacgccacgtcaccgaagtgccaaaactgaaattgaactttatgcatatgtaggtaggtctatgttgctctgcggtctgtgaccgattaattggtctttggcgttgaacctacggtgcggatatatcggtcattggcgtccaaaaggttaaatgctTGCAGTGTAGACCTGTTTTccatatttgtataggtacatatatttaagaCCTGGTTTactttaattataatatgatgAATGATGATTTTAAAACGAGTTCCTCTTATGAGGGTATTACGAGCTTGCAAAACTTGGATAGGTCCATAGAAGTCTTGGATAGAAGTATGTTATAtacttatgatttatgattaaataaatatttaatttaaattttatggtatTTTAATGATTGCGCCTTGTTTTCCTAAACTCTCCTTCTAATCTCTATTCGGTTCCACACGTCGGGCTtctttcactaacccggggttaactggttaaagctggagttaccatggttaccagtacaatttgacactaggttaacggtttaaccgcttagccTCGGGTTAGTAGGATTGTGTAAGTGGGCCTAAGTGTGAAGGGTGCCACAGGCGCCCTTTATTGCGAAGCGCGGATGTAATCAGCGTAGAAAGGTGTGGTAAAAAATCGCGATTTCCTGTGGGCACCATGTATAAAGTGTATAAACCTTTATTCATTGCTAACAAAAAATGTCGAGTTCGTCATAACAAATCACCACATTCTCAGTATCACTGTACGTTTTCATAAATTcacaaatattatttacaaagtTCAAGTATATAATTTGAAACAAGTCTACCTGTTTAAGCACCAAGCGTCAAAAGTATACGTTTCGGCCACTGGCcaataatggggttggccggtcgaagtatttagcagatggcgccatcatagcttgccctgtcaatccctagagttgtgtaaaaattatgtttttttaatgccctggatgctagcccattaagccaaatctcatagaaaaaggggcaagctatgatggcgccatctatgcaaacctttgacagttgtcaACCCCATTCGTGTACTATGGtgtacccacagacaagacatcctccagactgagcatagtagcgctaccccctctgccacaaatatacggtagtattactccattttcgagtcaaagtgtctttgtgtgacgtccgtgtctttgaacggaccaatcacggcacgggactcgctcacctcgtcccccgcaccccagtatttttggcagcatcggtttcatgaaataattgctctaaactccgtctagaggattcctagtctatgggtgtACCTTATACCATAGTAGTGGCTTCTAGTGCCAAGTCTTCACATGTTTAGTCAAATTACTTTTACAACGACACGAATACTCGCATATATCGCACTTGTATGGTTTCTCATTGCTGTGTATTCTCTCGTGTATCCGTAAAGATTGGATATCCCTACTCCTGTAATCACAGGACTTACACTTAAACGGCCTTTCGCCCGTATGAATCATTAGGTGTCGTATTATACCACCCCGTAAGCGGCATTTGAAACCGCATTCATCGCAAGTGTATGGTTTTGGGCCATTGTGTctcattttgtgtttcactaaATTGTAACGGAGGCTGCACCTGTAGCTACACTGGTTACATTTGAAAGGCTTTTCACCTGTGTGCGTCATTTTATGTGTTCTTAAGCTGCTCCtatatttaaattcattttGACACTGATTGCATTTATATGGTTTCTCACTACGGTGTTCTATTAGATGCAAGAGAAATCGTCTTCTCATTCTGCATATAAAGTTGCAGTCGTTGCATTGAAAAGTATTTTCGATATGCATTTGTTGATGGCGCAACCACACCCTTTTTCGACTACACTTAAAAGTGCATTCTGTACAATTGAATGGTCTTGGTGCATGTGATCTTTTGTGTCGACCTAAATCACTTTTCCGCGTACATGAATAATCACACATTCCGCATTTGAATGAATTCTCAGGTCTATGTGTTCCCTCATGTCTTTGCAAGTCAACCTTGCTTCTACAGGCGTATGAACAGTGGCGACACTTGTATGGTTTTTCCCCAGTGTGTACCATTTCGTGGCGAACTATGTATGATTTACTGTCAGTTTGGAAAGTGCATTGTTTGCATTGATAACGTTTCTCTCTGTTTTCACTGTGTATCTTTTCATGTACCATCAAAGCATCTTTCCGGCTACACTTATATTCACACCAGTGACATTTAAATGGTTTTTCTCTAGTGTGTGTACGCAAATGATTTTCAAAATGTGCTTTGCGACCAGCGGCGTATTTACACTTCTTACATTTGAAATATGCATAGCCGTGTTTGGACTTTCTATGCTTCAAAAGAAGTAATTTGCTAGAAAACAAAGATTTACACTTTTTGCATGTAAAATGTTTTTCTTCTTCTGACAAGGTTATACTTTTAGGTTTAACTACATTCGTTTTAATGGGACTTTTATCATTAATCTGAGATTCTTTTAACTCAGATTTTAAATCATGTTGAACGTTAATTGAATTATCTTGACTGTCGTTCTCTGTAATTTC
Above is a window of Cydia amplana chromosome 26, ilCydAmpl1.1, whole genome shotgun sequence DNA encoding:
- the LOC134660039 gene encoding zinc finger protein 555-like; this translates as MERKKALRQALANFTITALSQQMMTDVMLLRSRPEHTRGKLEPGEAKPGDKFDFCCDICSAGFKFRKSLSRHMVLKHRYMYTCKLCKEVFTTRAQAIEHSDEVHAKKHPCEECGKTFKTAKKLEEHAKAKHVKYIPCNICGYAARSEKIYYIHQLREHEYISINDPLLGDPNHKCSECNVQFTDQRSLERHLVNMNHAGADMVPFACIPCKKLYENEEELETHFIICRDARKYPRKCCYCSEMLHNVMHYKTHYMQAHPTLQYRYLTQNSICYVCGKSIFKPLLEAHLRTHLGAGLQCRLCASTHSTPAQHLAHVLAQHARRPFRCALCTRRFKYRSDCKDHILKVHAPTKLFKCEFCGVEFSYWKNLKEHSETVHNLVIPPIKTRVAKSKDKMFLYAHMKIIINELERDIVEKVQIEVMDYLEQKSKPVEYENYFIFSPDAEESLCKKKRKRDRRKKETELESAVAQISYPENRIRIEKIEVIKPGVEKIQAIKPAVEKIEVDEPNVGENVASVKEEEDTVEMEIDDSAPLEVIENEGHQFVMINGEMYRIACEDEE
- the LOC134660114 gene encoding zinc finger protein OZF-like, encoding MSMDITLVKEEPGEDSESKEAIQADLYEGHVIKREVVVGPEVFRRPGAALGQKVKVNDKNDEENIKKEWHMHTKIKVEKKEEITENDSQDNSINVQHDLKSELKESQINDKSPIKTNVVKPKSITLSEEEKHFTCKKCKSLFSSKLLLLKHRKSKHGYAYFKCKKCKYAAGRKAHFENHLRTHTREKPFKCHWCEYKCSRKDALMVHEKIHSENREKRYQCKQCTFQTDSKSYIVRHEMVHTGEKPYKCRHCSYACRSKVDLQRHEGTHRPENSFKCGMCDYSCTRKSDLGRHKRSHAPRPFNCTECTFKCSRKRVWLRHQQMHIENTFQCNDCNFICRMRRRFLLHLIEHRSEKPYKCNQCQNEFKYRSSLRTHKMTHTGEKPFKCNQCSYRCSLRYNLVKHKMRHNGPKPYTCDECGFKCRLRGGIIRHLMIHTGERPFKCKSCDYRSRDIQSLRIHERIHSNEKPYKCDICEYSCRCKSNLTKHVKTWH